The Deferribacterota bacterium nucleotide sequence TCTCTATCAATTAAATCAAATTTATAAAAAGAGCCATTTTTATCTAAAGCGACATCTTTACTTAACATATAAATAATGTTATCTATAAATAATCCTGGGTAATTACTTCCAAAATGAATATTTTTTTTATTTTTAATATTAATATTTCTAGATTCTATTAAATTATTAAATAATTCAAAATTGCCACCAATCTTTTTAATTTTAAATCTTCTAAAATTTGTTGAATTATCTAGTAAATAGATATTGTCATTAAATTTATTTAAATAAATTATACCCCTATCATAATGTAGAATTTTAACTATTTTTTTCTCATTTAGATCAACGAAGATAACTGAGCCTTCTTTAAGAGCAATACAAATATATTTATTAATCCTAAACACATTGACCACATCATAATTAAAGTGCAAGTTAAGGATTTCATTATTACTTATACAATCATACACATAAACATTTTTCTCTTTCAAAAATGCTATAACTGGATATAAAAAAATATAGTTATTAGTAACTTTTTTAATATTTACAGACAGTTTTCCACAGGAGAATAGAGAGTATAGATCAATACTATTACTATCATCTAAAGCAACATATCCATTGTAATAAGTAATTTTTTGATAATCCTTATCTAATGAAATTTTTTGGCAATATCTATAGTTTGTTGTCAATAAATTTTTACTAATATATAATATTAGCTCATCATATATATAAAAAGATTTAACATCTGAATCTATTAAATTTTCAAGATATCCTTTTTCAAAGGTATATACTAGAGAATCATTGGTAAATCTGAAACTCTCTATAAATTCATTTATACCTACCTCATCAGGTGCACCTATTAAATTATATATATCGTCACTATTAATAGAATAAAATTTATTTAGGTTATAATGTTTTGAACAACCAACAATAATTAATAACAGAAAAGGGAGGATGAAACTCCCTTTTCTACTAGTCTTTGTCAAAAGCTAAAAACCTACTACCATATCTTGATATTATTTTAAGTGCAACAACCTCACCCTTTTTAATTGAATTGTATGTTTGATAAAAATCCTCTGGTTTATGCACCTCTTTTCTATTTATCCACACTATAACATCACCCTCTCTTAGACCGGCTTGATAAGCGTTTGAATTTGGATCTATATCAACCACTTTTACACCGTGATCAATACCAAGCCTCGATTCTTCACTTGAGCTTAAAGACTCAACAACTACTGGCGATTCTCCCTTGCCAATTGTAGGCTTACTAGCCACAGATTCAGCTTTGCGCTCACCTAATACTACATCAACTTTTTTTCTCTTACCTTCTCTAATAATAGTTAATTGAACTTTTTCACCTGGTTTCAACCTTCCTATCATCGCTGTCAATTCCCTTGGAGATCCTATTTTCTTACCATTTATTGCAATAACAATATCGCCAGGTTTAATTCCAGCCATATCAGCAGGATCATTCTCAACCACATCTGCAATTAGTGCACCTTCTGTTGTCTTTAGTCCAAAGCTTTCTGCTAATTTCTCATCCAAAGGTTGAACCACAACTCCTAGCCACCCTCTTACAACCTTCCCTTCTTTCAGCTGATCATAAATATCTTTAAGCATATTAACAGGTATAGCAAAACCTAAACCCTGACCTGACGGTATTATAGCTGTATTTATGCCGACAACCTCGCCCTTTAAGTTAACAAGTGGACCACCTGAATTTCCTGGATTAATTGATGCATCAGTTTGCATAAAGTTATCATAGGGTCCTTCACCTAACACCCTCCCTTTGGCACTTATAATACCAGCTGTCACAGACCACTCTAAACCAAAGGGATTGCCTATAGCTACTACCCAATCACCTACTTCAAAAGAATCTGAATCCCCTAATGGTAACTCTTTGAGCTTTACATCACCTGGATCTATTTCTAAAAGAGCTAAATCTGTTAATGGGTCAGTCCCTATAACCTTTGCGTTAAACTCATGTTTATCAGATAGTTTCACAATAATTTCTTCTGCCCCTTCAATTACGTGATTATTAGTAACTATATAACCCTCTCTTGCATCAACTATAAAACCAGAACCCAATGAAGATGTTTTAAATTTCTTGGGTCCATAAAAATCCCTAAATTGATCCCCAAAAAATCTTTTGAAAATATCATCATTAAAAAAATCCGCAAAGGGATTCCTCTCTATAATCCTTGTTGTGCTTATATTTACTACACCATTTTTTGTTTCTTTTACAATTTCTGCAAAAGAAAAGGGGGTATCCGCAGCATTTACAAAACTTAATGCTAACAATAATATTACTATGCATAATACACTAACTTTCCTCATTCATAGCCTCCTTTATATATTTATTTACAATTTTATGCATTTCTCTAAAAGGGATAGTTCCAACAACTAAATATAGATGGTTGTTTTTTTTAACACTATATACATAATTGCCAAATACTATCCTTTCTTCTTCTGGGATATCTAACATATAATGCTGCCTAAAAAAAGAAAATTTATTAAGCCCATCACTATAAACAATATGCCTTTGATTTTTATCACATTTAGCATATATAACCTTAAAGCCATTATAATGAGGAAGTATTAATTTTTTACAATAAATCTTTTTTTTTAATGAGTAAACATTCAATTTATCAATATTTTCTAAATTTATAAAACTATATGTATATAAAAGCTTACCAAATAGATCATATACCTCTTCTTTGACAATTCTTTCTTTGTAAGTCCAGATTATATGTCTAAATCTATCATTCAATAAGGGATAAAAGACATATTTTGACACCTCTTTGTCAAACAATTCAACATTATAATAGATATTTATCTGATAAAAATCACTGCTTATTTTATCCAAATCTATACTATCTCTTACAAGTTTAGAAGCAAGGAATTGGATCTTATTGCCTAATAAATCTAATTTATAATCTATTATATCTTGATAATAATTTTGATTATTAATCAAGACTTTAAAGACAAGGTAATTCCCATTAGAGTAAAGGGGCAAACAAAATATAAAAAAAAAGAAAATTATTCCAGAGACTAGCCTCATTGCGAGAAATTTGCGTTATTAATGTCTGGCATATATTCATATGTTGGTGTATCTAAATGTTCAACAACATAGTTTTCTATGTTATTGCTATTCTTTGAATATTTATTAGTTATAAAAAAAGCTATCCCCAAAAAAATTATTGCTAAAAATGCAAACCCAATAGTTTTCTTTATGTAATATTTATTAAATTTTTTTCTTCTATATTGTTTTTTATTTATTGGAATTACTTTTTCACTATTATTTTCCTCATTATCTTTTATCTTTTTCATTACACTAGCTGAAATATCAATTGTTTTTTCTCTCTTATAAGATTTTTTTATCTCAGATTTAATATATAATAAATCCATTAAAAATTTACTGCAATCTTCACACACCTCTATATGGCTTAACAATTCTTTTTCTTCAATAGCACTTAATTCGTTATCAACATATAATGAGATTAATTTACGATAGTGCTCTTCTCTCATCAGCAATTCCCTGTTTTATTAGTCTTTCTTTTAATACTTCTCTTGCGCTATGCAGTCTAGATCTAACAGTGCCAATAGGTATATCCAATAACTGAGCTATCTCTTCATAGGAGTGCCCTTCTACATCCCTTAATATTACAACAATCCTCAATTTATCAGGTAAAGAATCTATAAATAATTTAACATATTTTGATATTTCTTTATTTAAAATGTGCGCCTCTGGCGATTTTTCTTTAACATAAATAACTGAGCTTTTATAATTATTATCTAAATTATCTAAATAATCTAAAACATCTTCATCAGATTTCACTTTCTTCTTATCTTTATTTAAAAACAAAAGCGCATTATGAAAAGCTATTTTTTTTAACCATGGATAAAATCTTCTTCTATCTACTAAATCTGATAGTTTATTATAGGCTGTCACAAAAGATTCTTGTACTATATCTTTTGCCTCCTCTTCATTCTTAACAAGACTTATAATAAAAGCATATAATCTGTTTTGATATTTAAGAACAAGATACTCATAATACTCATATTTTCCTTCAAGTACTTCTTCTATTATACTTATATCATCCATTTATAGCACCCTTATAAGTTATATATATGATATTATAAATATTAAAAAGTTCATTTACAAGTATATATTTCAGAAAGCTTGACATAACTTATTATATTGTTATATAGATATTCTACAAAGGAGAGGTGGCCGAGTCTGGCTGAAGGCGCACGATTGGAAATCGTGTGTGTCCTTAAAAGGGCACCGAGGGTTCGAATCCCTCCCTCTCCGTCATTCTCTATCATTTTAAAAAAATATACTTTGTTTAACATCTATCTTATATGTAAAATTATTTTTATCTTTGTTTTATAATATATAGTGCAAGAAAATATTTTCTTCTGAAAATTAATTTTTATTTACAAGCGTTTAGCTTGTCTTTATATTCCTGAGATATGAAAGAAATTAAAAAAGCAAATTTATATAAAAGAGGTCTCTCGTTAGAGTATTTTACAGTAGGTTACAATATATTTGAAGGCTTTATTTCTATTGGAGCAGGTATTATCGCAGGAAGCATTGCACTAGTTGGTTTTGGGCTAGACAGTTTTATCGAGACATTATCTGGAGTTGTTCTTATTTGGCGATTACGAGGCCATTCAGAAGATGATGAAAAAGAAAGGGCTATGGAGCAAAAAGCGATGAGGTTTGTAGCCTACACTTTTTTCATTTTAGCTATATATGTGTTATATGAGGCATCAAAAAAACTTTACTTTCGTGAAATACCAGAGGGCTCATTAGTTGGTATCATCATTGCATTACTCTCAATTATTATAATGCCAATCCTAGCTAGTCAAAAACGTATAATAGGGGAAAAGATTAATAGCGGGGCATTAATTGCCGATTCTAAAGAAACTGTTTTTTGCGCATATCTTTCTGTAACCCTTCTTTTAGGCCTATTGTTAAATTATTTTTTTGGTTGGTGGTGGGCAGATCCGGCCGCATCACTGGTAATAGTAGGATTCTTAATAAAGGAAGGCCTAGAATGTTTAGAGGGTGATGAGGACCACCCATAACTATTCACTTAAAATCATTCTACAGATCAACTTTGCGAAATTGGGAAATATTTTAGGCAAACAACTGGAAATGGCGTAACTACGCGGAAAATCTGACTTGCGAAGTCAGAGGATGGCGTAAGCATGCGGAAATCCCAACTTGCGAAGTCGGGAGATTACATATTTTTATCCCTTCTATTATTGCACCCTAATAGAACGCTCCTAACATAAAAGAAGTACTTTTGAGGCTAACATCTCTGTAACTGCCTTCTAACACAAATCTTTTGTGCTATGTTAGATGAAATTGCAATATACTTAAAATAACTTATCAAAAATATCTCTCTTTGTATTGTACAATTTATCAGCAAATTCATTTACATAAAACATATCAGGAGTATATCTCTGAGCACGCACACGTATTATAAAATTTGGGGTTTCAGGATTCAAATCAAACAAAATTAAACCTACACCAAATAAAATACATAATGCTTCTATTCTGTCTAAATCTTCTGGGAGTATAGTATTGGGCTCAACTAAATATACCTTTGAACTAAATAATCTGTATGCTATGGCTTGACCAAACGCAGTTATGGGATCTGTAGAATTTATCTTAATTTCTGCAGATATTATCTCTGGATTAAATTTTATCACATCTCTGCTTAATGGCTTATATATTCCTATAACATCTGTCGTTCCCCATCTTTTACCAAGATAACTTCCACCCAAAGCAACTGCCTCAGTACACTCACCTAGATCAGTTTTGAGACAATTAGCAAATGGCTCATAAAATTCCTCCTCTCTGAGTGTCGCTGGAGTTTCCTCAGCGATTTCTTCAGTTTCTTCTTCGCTAGTCAATCTATATTTAAAAAGGCCCCTTGTTGGTTTAGTAATTTCATTAGGTCGGGTAACATCTAAATTCCAAGTCGATCCAGTAATTGTATTCGGTGATATATCTGGAAAGCAACTTCTTAATTCTCGCTGTAGCTCAGACCACCTTAGTCCCTTTACGCTGCCCTTAATTAATTCAACTGCCTTGTTTTGTATTAGTTCTCTTTTAGAGGGCATTTGAATACCTCCTTAAACGTTTATTATCTCATTACTATACAAATAGAACATATAATATCAGCCTTTTCATTATATTTTATTTTATTAAATTGCTTTCGGCAAATTCAATTAATATTCATGTAATAACTTTACAAATTTTTCTCAAAACTTAGCAACAAATCGAACTTTTTCATAAAAATCCATAAAAAAGCTTTTCTATGCCTTAACTAAAATTCTATCGCAAATTTTTATTTAATCAAATTAAATTTCCCATATAAAACTGCTGTATGTTGTTCTTCAATAAAATCATATTCACCTTGTGAATACCCTAAACACATGGGGATATTCTAACTTGCAAATTTTAAATTGTAGTAAATGGCTGAAATGGCGTTAATACGCGGAAAATCTGACTTGCGAAGTCAGAGGATTCTTGTCTTCGGTT carries:
- a CDS encoding DegQ family serine endoprotease, with protein sequence MRKVSVLCIVILLLALSFVNAADTPFSFAEIVKETKNGVVNISTTRIIERNPFADFFNDDIFKRFFGDQFRDFYGPKKFKTSSLGSGFIVDAREGYIVTNNHVIEGAEEIIVKLSDKHEFNAKVIGTDPLTDLALLEIDPGDVKLKELPLGDSDSFEVGDWVVAIGNPFGLEWSVTAGIISAKGRVLGEGPYDNFMQTDASINPGNSGGPLVNLKGEVVGINTAIIPSGQGLGFAIPVNMLKDIYDQLKEGKVVRGWLGVVVQPLDEKLAESFGLKTTEGALIADVVENDPADMAGIKPGDIVIAINGKKIGSPRELTAMIGRLKPGEKVQLTIIREGKRKKVDVVLGERKAESVASKPTIGKGESPVVVESLSSSEESRLGIDHGVKVVDIDPNSNAYQAGLREGDVIVWINRKEVHKPEDFYQTYNSIKKGEVVALKIISRYGSRFLAFDKD
- a CDS encoding zf-HC2 domain-containing protein, yielding MREEHYRKLISLYVDNELSAIEEKELLSHIEVCEDCSKFLMDLLYIKSEIKKSYKREKTIDISASVMKKIKDNEENNSEKVIPINKKQYRRKKFNKYYIKKTIGFAFLAIIFLGIAFFITNKYSKNSNNIENYVVEHLDTPTYEYMPDINNANFSQ
- a CDS encoding cation transporter — encoded protein: MKEIKKANLYKRGLSLEYFTVGYNIFEGFISIGAGIIAGSIALVGFGLDSFIETLSGVVLIWRLRGHSEDDEKERAMEQKAMRFVAYTFFILAIYVLYEASKKLYFREIPEGSLVGIIIALLSIIIMPILASQKRIIGEKINSGALIADSKETVFCAYLSVTLLLGLLLNYFFGWWWADPAASLVIVGFLIKEGLECLEGDEDHP
- a CDS encoding sigma-70 family RNA polymerase sigma factor; this translates as MDDISIIEEVLEGKYEYYEYLVLKYQNRLYAFIISLVKNEEEAKDIVQESFVTAYNKLSDLVDRRRFYPWLKKIAFHNALLFLNKDKKKVKSDEDVLDYLDNLDNNYKSSVIYVKEKSPEAHILNKEISKYVKLFIDSLPDKLRIVVILRDVEGHSYEEIAQLLDIPIGTVRSRLHSAREVLKERLIKQGIADERRALS